In Atribacteraceae bacterium, the following are encoded in one genomic region:
- a CDS encoding polymer-forming cytoskeletal protein, whose product MDSTEEHKPLPDVAIFGDRVKTNGHFSSRGMVMIQGQHRGSMDCETIVVTRQGFLEADTVGETMEVWGTLGGFAQVRRVLCKKSATLTGYIMASAIALEPGVRVERGFAFPLFLEEENEIQTGH is encoded by the coding sequence ATGGACTCAACCGAGGAACATAAGCCTCTCCCTGATGTGGCGATTTTTGGAGATCGGGTCAAGACTAACGGCCATTTTTCCAGTCGTGGTATGGTGATGATCCAGGGACAGCATCGGGGATCGATGGACTGCGAAACGATCGTGGTCACCCGACAGGGTTTCCTGGAAGCAGATACCGTTGGGGAAACCATGGAGGTTTGGGGAACACTCGGTGGGTTTGCCCAGGTGCGCAGGGTCCTCTGTAAAAAGTCTGCCACGCTTACGGGGTATATCATGGCTTCCGCTATTGCCCTTGAGCCGGGAGTTCGGGTGGAGAGAGGCTTCGCTTTTCCCCTCTTCTTAGAGGAAGAAAATGAAATCCAAACGGGTCATTAG